One Streptomyces dangxiongensis genomic window, CCACCGGGAAACCGGAGATCACGTCGCGCTGCTGGGCGACGACCTGCCACAGCCCTTCCGGCGAGTCCACCCCACCCGGGAAACGGCACCCCATACCGACGATGGCAATCGGATCGTTGGTGCCGTCCTCCAGTTCGCGGACCCGCTGACGGGACTCGTGGAGATCGACGGTGAGGCGCTTGAGGTAGTCGACCAGCTTGTCGTAGTCCTTCGTGCTCATGATGGTGGTGCCCCCGTAGACGTCGTGACGCTGTGCCTTGTGTGCGTGGACCCTGCGTCGCTGGTGTCGAGCTGTGCCCGGGCGGGCCGGGCGGAGCGAACCGAGTGAGCAGGGTGAGGGGCGGCGGGACGCCAAGGAACGCGGCGAGCCGCCCGGCTGCGATGCGGTGCGGTGCGTTCGGCGGTGCTGTGCGTGCGGTGTGGCTCGGTGTGGCGTCAGAGTTCGGAGTCGATGAACGCGAGGAGTTCGTCGACCGACGCTGACTGGACCCGTGTGGTCAGATCGTTGTGGTTGGTCTGGGACCGCTGGACCGGTACGCGGACGAGCAGCGCCTGGAGTCGTTGGATGATCTCGGCCCGGGTGCCGTCGTCGGAGCCGTCCGCGAGTTCGGCGAGTGCCGCTTCGAGCCGGTCGAGTTCGGCCAGGCCGGGCGTGGCCGGCGAGGCGGTGGGGCCGGTGGTTCCGGCCTCGGCCGGTGCCAGTTCGGCGTGCAGATGGGTGACGACCGCCCTGGGCGTCGGGCAGTTGAAGAGGAAGGTGGCGGGCAGCCGGAGTCCGGAGCCGGTCTGAAGCCTGTTGCGCAGCTCCACGAGGGTGAGCGAGTCGCAGCCCAGGTCCTTGAAGGGCCGGTGGGCCGGGATGCCGGTCGCTTCGGCCCGGCCGAGTACGGCGGCGGTCTGCACCCGGACGAGGTCCAGCAGCATCTCGTCCTGCTCGGCCCGGCTCAGTGCGGCAAGCCTGTCACGGAGCGAAGCGGACTTCACCGCGGTGACGGTGACCGGCGCGTCGGCAGGGCGCGGCGCGGCCGGAGCCAGGTCCCGCAGCACGGGCGGCAGTTGCGCGCCGAGCGTGCCGAGCGCGGCCCGGTCGATGCGTGCGGGCACGAGTGCGGCGCTGTCCATGCGGAGGGCCGCGTCGAACAGGGCCAGACCTTCCGCCGGGGCGATGGGGGAGAGGCCGGTCCTGGCGAGCCGCCCCCGGTCGGCCTCGGTCAGGCCGCCCGCCATCCCGGCAGCCCCGGCCATCCCGGCACCGCCGGCCACCCCGCCGACCCCGGCCCCTTCCCCGGTGCCCGGCCCTCCCGCCGGGTCCGACCACAGTCCCCAGGCCAGGGACAGAGCCGGGAGCCGACGGGCTCTGCGGTGCTGGGCGAGGGCGTCCAGACAGGCGTTGGCAGCCGCGTAGTTGCCCTGCCCCGCGCCCCCGATGACGCCCATGACGGAGGAGAACAGGACGAAGGCCGCGAGGTCCTGGTCGGCGGTCAGTTCGTGCAGGTTCCACGCCGCCGTGGCCTTGGCCGCGAGCACGGTGTCGAGGCGTTCGGGGGTGAGCGCGGTGATCACACCGTCGTCGAGCACCCCCGCCGCGTGTACGACGGCGGTGAGCCGTACGCCGGTCAGCAGGTGTGCGAGCGCCTCGTGGTCTGCCGCGTCGCAGGCCGCGAGGCTGACCTCGGCGCCCAACCCCGTGAGTTCCGTGACCAGTTCCGGCGCTCCGGGTGCGTCGGGACCACGGCGGCTGACCAGCAGCAGACGGCGGGCCCCGTGCTCGGTGACCAGGTGCCGGGCGACGAGTCCGCCGAGGGCGCCGGTGGCCCCGGTGACCAGGACCGTGCCGGCCGGATCGAGGGCCGTCGGCAGGGTGAGGACGACCTTGCCGACGTGCCGGGCCTGGCTGACGTGGCGGAACGCCTCCGGTGCCCGTCGCACGTCCCACTCACTGACCGGCAACGGAGACAACGCCCCCGACGACAGCAACCGCAGTACTTCGCTGAGCAGTTCGGTGATCCGCCCGGGATGCGCCTGGAGCAGGTCGAAGGACTGGTAGGCGACCCCGGGGTACTCGGCCGCGACCTCCCGCGGGTCTCGCACATCTGTCTTGCCCATCTCGACGAAGCGGCCACCGCGCGGCAGCAGCCTCAGTGAGGCGTCCACGAACTCACCGGCGAGGGAGTCCAGTACGACGTCCATGCCGTGCCCCTCGGTGGCCGCGGCGAACGCGGTCTCGAAGTCCAGGGTGCGCGACGACGCGAGATGCCCGTCGTCCAGGCCGAGGGCACGCAGCGCGCCCCACTTGCCGGGGCTCGCCGTGCCGTAGACCTCCGCTCCCAGATGCCGGGCCAGTTGGACGGCGGCCATGCCGACACCACCCGCCGCCGCGTGGATCAGCACACGCTCGCCCGCACTCAGGCCGGCGAGATCGACCAGGCCGTGGTAGGCGGTGAGGAACACGATGGGCGCGGACGCCGCCTGGGCGTACGTCCAGGTCGCGGGCATGGCGGCGACCCGCCGGTGGTCGGCCACGGCCACCGGGCCGAACGCCCCGGAGAACAGGCCCATCACCCGGTCACCGACCTCGAAACCGGTGACGTCCGCCCCCACCTCGGTGACCACACCGGCCCCTTCCAGGCCGAGCAGCCCGGGATCGCCGGGGTAGAGACCGAGGGTGTTCAGTACGTCACGGAAATTGACGCCCGCGGCGCGCACCGCGATGCGCAGCTCACCGTCGCCGAGCGGGGCCAGGGATTCCGGGCAGGGTTCGAGCGCCAGATGGTCCAGCGTCCCACGTTCGCGGACCGCCAGCCGCCAGGCCGCCACCCCGGCGGGAGGGACGAGGGTGCCGTCGGCCGTCGCGGGACCGAGCCTGGGCACCAGCAATGCCCCTTTACGCACCGCGAGTTGTGACTCCGAGCCGGCCAGCGGCAGCGCGGCGCGGCAGTCGGCCGCCCACTCCACGTCCAGAAGCCCGAAGTGCCCCGGGTGCTCGGTCTGCGCTGACCGCGCCAGACCCCATACGGCCGCGTCGGCGGGGTCCGCCACGTCCGCGTCCGGTGCCGTGGCCACGGCACCCCGGGTGACCAGCACGAGCCGCGAATCCGCGAGCCGGTCGTCGGCCAGCCATGCCTGAAGCAGGGCGAGCGCGCGATGCACCGTGGGCCGGGCGTCACCCACCGTGCCGTCCGCGGCGGGCGACAGCTCCACGAGCGGTGCGAGGACCACCGAGGGGGCGGGCAACCCCGCGTCGAGGGCTTCGCCCAGTGCCGCGAGGTCGGCGTAGCGCGGGCCGACGCCCAGGTCGGTGATGCCCAGTACGGCGGCGTCCGGTGGTGGCTGCCGGTCCGCCGCGGCCGGCTTCCAGGCCAGGCGGTGGAGCGACCGTGGTACGACGGGGTCGTCACCGGCGGGGCGAAGGAGCAGCTCCTCGATCTCGGCGATCACCGCGCCGGACTCGTCCAGCAGGGTCAGCGCCACCGCGTCCGGCCCACTGGCGGTGATCAGGACGCGGGCGGTGCGCGCCCCGGGCTGGTGGACGGACACACCGCGCCAGGAGAAGGGCAGCAGCCGACGGCCGCCCTCGCCCAGCGCGGTCGTGACGACCGGGTGCAGGGCCGCGTCGAGCAGAGCCGGGTGCAGTCCGTAGGAGGCCGCGTCGGTGACGGACGCCGGCAGGGCCACCTCGACGAGCAGGTCCGCGCCGTGCCGCCACGCGGCGCGCAGGCCGCGGAAGACCGGGCCGTAGGTGTAACCGGCGGCGGCCAGTTCGTCGTAGCAGCCGTCGAGGGGCAGCGGTTCGGAGGCGGCGGCGGGCCGGCCGACGGTAGCCGTGGGCGCCCCTGTGTGCGGGGCGAGGAGGCCGGTGGCGTGCAGGGTCCACGGCGCGCTGGTGCCGTCCGGCGTCGCGGCGCGGGCGTGCACGGTCAGGGCGCGCTGCCCCTCGTCGTCGGGCGCGGCGACGGCGAACTGCACCTCGGTGCTGCCGTCTTCGGGGAGCACCAGCGGTGCCGTCAGGGTGAGTTCGGCGACCCTCGGAGCGCCGGTCTGCGCTCCCGCCCGGACGGCGAGTTCCAGGAAGGCGGTGCCGGGCAGCAGGACCGAGCCGAGGACGGTGTGGTCGGTGAGCCACGGATGCGTGCGGCGGCCGAGCCGCGCGGTCAGCACGGCCTGCCCGGACGCGGCCAGCTCCACGACGGGCCCGAGCAACGGGTGGCCGGCCGGTCCTCCACCGCCGTTCGCGGTCAGCCAGTAGCGCTCCCGCTGGAAGGCGTAGGTGGGCAGGTCCGGCCTCCGCCCCGGGCCGAACACGGCGTTCCAGTCCGGGCTTCGGCCGCGGACGTGCAGGGCGCCGAGTGCGGCGGCCAGGCCACGGCGGTCGGACCGGCCACGGCGCAGCACCGGCACGAACGCCGTCGTGTCGTCGTCGAGGCAGTCCTGGCCGAGTGCCGACAGCACACCGTCCGGGCCGAGTTCGAGGAACGTCCGCATCCCCAGATCGCGCAGCGCGGTCAGACCGTCGGACAGCCGTACCTCCCGACGCACCTGCCGGACCCAGTAGTCGGCGGTGACCTCGACGGGCCGCCCGGTCACGGTGGACACCATGGTGATGCGCGGCGAGGCGTACGGGATCCCCGCCGTGACGGCGCCGAACGCGTCGAGCATCCCCTCCATGCGGTGCGAATGGAAGGCGTGGCTCACCACGAGCCGGCGTGTCTTACGGCCGTCGGCGGCGAATACGGCGGCGATCTGCTCGACGGCCTCGACGTCACCGGAGATGACGACGGCGGCGGGTCCGTTGACGGCCGCGACGCTCACCTCGTGCTCGCGGCCTTCCAGCAGTGCGCGGACCTCGTCCGCTGAAGCCTGGACGGCCATCATCGTGCCGCCGGCCGGCAGAGCCTGCATGAGCCGGCCGCGCGCCGCGACCAGGGCGCACGCGTCGGGCAGAGTCAGGATCCCGGCGACGTGCGCGGCGGCGAACTCGCCGATGGAGTGGCCCAGTACGGCGTCCGGCACCAGCCCCCGGTGCTCCAGCAGCCGGAACAGCGCGACCTGGAGGGCGAACAGGGCGCACTGGGTGTTCTCGGTCCGATCGAGCGCCTCGGCGTCGTGGAACATCACCTCGCGGATCGGCGAGGTGGCGGACACGGACTCACGGCAGGCGTCGAGTTCCCCGCACACCTCGTCCAGGGCGGCGGCGAAGACCGGCTCTGTCTCGTACAACTCGTGTCCCATGCCGACACGTTGGCTGCCCTGACCGGTGAAGAGGTAGGCGAGCCCGTCGTCGGGGCGGGCGGCGCCGACGGTCAGCGCGGAGTGCGGTTCGCCGCTGCCGAGCGCGGCCAGCGCCGCCCGGGCCTCGGCACGGGTATCGGCGGTGACGACCGCACGGTGGTCGAGGGCGCCGCGGGTGGTGGCCAGGGCGCGGCCGAGGTCCCGGGCGGGTACCTCGTCCAAGGTGTCCAGGGCGTCGAGGAGCACGGTGGCCTGTGCGCGCAGAGCCGGTTCCGTACGGCCGGACAGCACCCACAGGGCAGCCGCGTCGTCCTGCCCGGCGCCGACCTCGGGCACGTGCGTCTCGGCGGGTGGCTCCGCGAGTACGACGTGGGCGTTGGTGCCGCTGATCCCGAAGGACGAGACGCCCGCCCGTCGGATCTTGCTCTCGTCGGCGGGCCATGGGCGTGGCTGGGTGAGCAGTCGGATGCCGCCGGTGTTCCAGTCGACCAGGGTGCTGGGTTTGTTCACGTGGAGTGAGGCGGGCAGTTCTCCGTGGCGCAGTGCCATCACCATTTTGATGACGCCGCCGACTCCTGCGGCGGCCTGGGCGTGTCCCAGGTTGGATTTGAGGGAGCCCACCAGCAGGGGCTGGCCGTCGCGTTCGCTGCCGTAGGTGGCGAGGAGGGCTTGTGCTTCGATGGGGTCGCCGAGGGTGGTGCCGGTGCCGTGGGCTTCGACGGCGTCGACGGCCGAGGGGGTGAGGCCGGCGTCTGCGAGGGCGGCTCGGATGACGCGTTCCTGGGCGGGGCCGCTGGGTGCGGTGAGGCCGTTGGAGGCGCCGTCCTGGTTGACGGCCGTCCCGGCGACGACGGCGAGTACGTGGTGGCCCAGTCGTCGGGCGTCCGAGAGTCGCTCGACGACGAGGATTCCGACGCCTTCGGCCCAGGCGGTGCCGTCGGCGTCGGCCGAGAACGACTTGCACCGGCCGTCGGCCGCCAGGCCTCGCTGGCGGGAGAACTCGATGAAGATGCCGGGTGTGGACATGACGGTGACGCCGCCGGCGAGGGCGAGGGAGCATTCGCCGGAGCGCAGGGCGCGCACGGCCAGGTGCAGGGCGACGAGGGATGATGAGCATGCGGTGTCCACCGTGAGGGCGGGGCCCTGTAGCCCGAGGGTGTAGGCGACCCGGCCGGAGGCGACGCTGGAGGTGGTTCCCGTGAGGCCGAATCCGGCGGCACCGGCCGCCGCCTCACCGAGCCGAGGACCGTACTCCTGGGGCATGACGCCGGCGAACACGCCGGTCTGGGTGCCGCGCAGGGAGTCCGGGGCGATGCCGGCGCGTTCCAGGCTTTGCCAGCACACCTCGAGGAAGGCCCGCTGCTGCGGGTCCATCGCCAGCGCCTCGCGCGGCGAGATCCCGAACAGCTCGGCGTCGAACTCCGCGGCGCCCTCCAGGAAGCCGCCGTGCCGGACGTAGGTCGTGCCGACCTGTGCGGGGTCGGGGTGGTAGAGGCCGTCGAGGTCCCAGCCCCGGTCCACCGGGAAGCCGGAGATCACGTCGCGTTGCTGGGCGACGACCTGCCACAGCCCTTCCGGCGAGTCCACTCCGCCCGGGAAACGGCACCCCATACCGACGATCACGATCGGGTCGTCATGGCCCGGACGAGCCCTGGAGTCAACCGCGTTGCGGATCGGCTCGGTGAGCATCGGGGCCTGCGGGTCGCTGAGAGTCGCGGCCAGTTCGGCTGGGCTGGGGTGCTCGTAGACCACGGTGGTGGGCAGGGTGCGTCCGGTGGCGGTGACGAGTCGGTTGCGCAACTCGACGACCATCGAGGAGTCGAAGCCCAACTCCTTGAACCTGAGTCGTGGTTCGACGTCTTCGGCCCGGTGGTGGCCGAGGACGGCGGCGGCGTGCGCCCGCACCAGCTCCAGGGCGGCCGGGCCGGACAGCGACCGGGCCGGCGCGGCCTCCACCGCCTCCGTGGTGTCCTCCGCGAGCGCCGAAGCCCCCGACGCGAGCGCCGAAGCCTTCGAAGGCGACCCGGTGCGCGCCGCCGACGCGGCGACAGCGTCCGTGCGCTGCCCGGAGATCCAGTGCCGACGCCGTTGGAAGGCGTACGTCGGCAGTTCGGCGCGGGCGGTGCCGGCCGGCAGGACGGCGGACCAGTCCACCTCCGCGCCGTGGCAGAAGGCCTCGCCGAACGCGAGCAGCAACCGTTGCCGGCCGCCTTCCGTACGGCGCAACGTGCCCAGCGCGGTGACCGGCAGGTCCGCGGCTTCCGCGGTCTGCTGGACGGCGAGCGTCAGCACGGGGTGCGGGCTCATCTCGATGAAAAGACCGTGCCCCGCGTCGAGCAGCCCCCGTACGGTCGGCTGGAACCGCACCGGTTCGCGCAGGTTGCGGAACCAGTAGTCGGCGTCGAGGCCGGGACCGTCCAGGGCTGCCGCGGTCACGGTGGAGTGCAGTGGTACCCGCCCGGCGCGCGGCGCGATCCCGGCCAGCTCCGCGTGCAACGTCCCCCGTACGGCGTCGACGTGCGGGCTGTGCGAGGCGTAGGCGACCGGGACGCGCCGAGTGCGGACGTCCTCGCCGTAGTACGCGGCCAGCGCGTCCAGGGCTTCCCCGTCACCGGCCACCACGGTCATGCCGGGGGAGTTGACGGCGGCCACGCCGAGCTGCGGGTGGCCGGCGATGTCCTCCCGCACCCGGTCGGCGGAGAGCGACACGGTGAGCATGCCGCCGCCGTGGCCGGCCAGTGCGCCGAGGGCCGCGCTGCGTACGGCGATCAGCCGGGCCGCGTCGTCGAGGCCGAGGGCGCCGCTGACGGTGGCGGCGGCGATCTCGCCCTGCGAGTGACCGACGACCGCGGCGGGCTCGACACCCGCCGCCCGCCACAGGGCGGCCAGGGCCACCATCACGGCCCACAGGGCGGGCTGTACGACGTCATCGCGTTCCAGAGCGGGCGCGCCGGGGCGGGCGCGCAGTACGTCAAGCAGAGACCAGTCACGGTACGGGCGCAGCGCGCGCTCGCAGTCCTCGATGACACCGGCGAACACCGGTGCGGTGTCGAGGAGTTCCGCGGCCATGCCGGCCCACTGAGAGCCCTGTCCGGGGAAGACGAACACCGCCGTACGGCGGGTACGGAGGCTGCTGCCCTCGACCACGGCCGGGCTGACCCGGCCGTCGGCGACCGCGTCCAGGGCGGTGAGCAGGTCGTCCCGGCCGGCACCGACGAGAACGGCCCGATGGGTGAACGCGGTGCGGTCGTGGGCGAGGGCCCGGGCGACCTCGGTGGCACCGAAGTCCGAGTGTGCGGCGAGGTGTTCGCGCAGCCGGGCGGCCTGCGCGCGCAGCGCCGCGTCACCGCGTCCGGACAGCACCCACGGGACGGGACCGGCCTCCCGCCGCGAACGCTGTCCTCCCTGCGGTGCGCTCGTGTCGGTCTTCGCACCTGCCTCCGGCCACTCGCTGAGCACCAGATGACAGTTGGTGCCGCCCATCCCGACGGAGGTGACGCCCGCGACGAGCGGGCGGTCGGGGCGCGGCCACGGACCGGTGGCGGTGGTGGCGGCGAGGCGCAGCTCGGCGAACGGTATGCCGGGATTCGGGGTGCGGTAGTTCAGGGTCGGGACGAGCCGGCGCTCCTTGAGGCACAGGATGGTCTTGACGAGTCCGGCGATGCCGGCGGCCCCTTCCAGGTGGCCGATGTTCGTCTTGACGGAGCCGAGCCTGAGCGGGTTCTCTGGTGTGCGGGACGGGGCGAAAACGGCGCCCAGAGCAGATGCTTCGACGGGGTCCCCGACCCGGGTGCCCGATCCGTGGATTTCGACGTACTGCGCTTGGTCCAGCGGGATTCCCGCGTGCTTCCAGGCGTCGCGCAGCACACGTTCCTGGGCTTGTCCGTTCGGGGTGGGGAGGGTTTCGCTGGCGCCGTCGTTGCCGACGGCTCCGCCGCGTATCAGGCAGTGCACGCGGTCGCCGTCGGCCATGGCGCGGCTGAGGAGTTTGAGTGCCACCAGGCCGCCGCCCTCACCGCGGACGTAGCCGTTCGCGCGGGCGTCGAGAGCGTAACATCGGCCGTCCGGCGAGAGGCTGCCGAAGGCCGCCAGGGCCTGGCTGCTCTCCGGTGCGAGGTTGAGGTTGACGCCGCCGGCCAGCGCCGCGGTGGACTCGCCGCGGCGCAGGCTCTCGCAGGCCAGGTGCACCGCGACCAGTGATGACGACTGCGCGGTGTCGATGACGATACTCGGGCCCCGCAGGCCGAGGACGTAGGAGACCCGGTTGGCGATGATGCCCCGGTGCAGTCCGGTCACCGTGTGCGCCGAGGTCGCGCCGGGTCCGGCCGCACGGGTGAGCGCCGCGTAGTCGTCGGCGATCGCGCCGACGAAGACGGCGGTGTCGCTGCCGGCGAGTGTGGCCGGGACGATGCCGGCGTCCTCGAGCGCTTCCCAGGCGAGTTCCAGCACGAGCCGTTGCTGCGGGTCCATCGCGGCGGCTTCACGTGGGGATATGCCGAAGAACCCGGCGTCGAAAGTGTCGACGGAGGGCAGAAAACCACCGCGGCGCGGCGACCCGTCCGATAAGGCGGCGAGGTGGGCGCGGTCCGGGGGCGGATCCGCTATGGCGTCCCGGCCGTTGCGCAGAAGGTCCCAGAATTCGGCGGGCCCTGACCCGCCGGGAAAGCGGCAGGAAAATCCGACGACGGCAATGGTCCGGTCGTCCACGTGATCGAATGCCGGCTGCTGTTCCCGGCCCCGGACCGGCTGTTCCGCATTTTCTTCCGCACCGCCCGACGTGTTTCGAGTCGTGTCAGCCTGTGGCGGTCCTGCATATATCTGGGCGTGACGGATCATTGCTCGGTTGCTCCCCCCGTGAAGCGCGATCATCGTGCTGCCGACTTGAGGTCTGGCCGGACTTCGAGTCGGCTTCGGACGGTAGCACCGAGCCGCGGGCTCCGTAAACCAAAACCACCCAGAACCTCTCAACGGTTTTCCGGTATCCACCGGGTAACACCGCTCGTGTCAGAGCGGGTGGACGGGCTTCCGAATATCCGGAACTCGATATACCGCATAATCACGGGAGATGAGTGTGTCTCGCACCTGCGATGTTAACTACGTGTAAACAACTCGATCGTGTCGGGGCGCGGGACCTCTTTTTCGCGCCGTGGAGAACGCCTCGACGTACGCCGTCACGAGCGGCGACCGGTCGTCGCGCCGCCAGGCGAGAACCAGGCGTGTGGGCGGGAGGTCGGCTACCAGCCGGTAGGCGATGCCCTCCACCGCGTGCCGTCGCAGAGCCGATTCGGGTACCAGTGCGATCGAGTGCTGCCACAGCACCGCGTGCAGGCACTCGTCGAGGGAGTGCACCTCGGGACCGCCGCCCGACAGGGACGGCTGCCAATGCGCCCGCCAGATCGCGTCCACCCCGGCAGGTAACCGGATGGAGTCGCTGTGGTCGATGTCGCCCCTCGTCAGGGCGCGCCTCCCGGCGAGCGGACTGTCCGCGGAGACGGCCGCGAAGCAGCGGTCCTCCTGGATGGCGCGCACCGCCAGGCCGGTCACGTCGAAGGGCGTCCACGTGATCGCCACATCGATCGCACCGGCCGCTAGACCCATCGTCGGGTCGGTCAGATCGCCCTGCCGCAGGCTCACCACGGCCTCCGGCCGGCTGCGTGCGAAGGCTTGTGCGACGGGTCTCGACAGGGTGGCCTCACCGGGGCCGAGCACCCCGACCCGCAGCAGCCGCGCGCCGGTGACCTGCCGCACCACCCGCTCCTTGGCCCGGTCGGCTCCCGCGAGCAGCATCTTGGCCTCTTCCAGCAGCACGTCGCCGGCCGGGGTCAGGCGCATTCCTTTGGGGCCCCGGACGAACAGCTCGCAGCCCAACTCGGTCTCCAGCTCACGGATTCGCTGGCTGAGCGGCGGCTGGGACATGTGCAACCGCCGGGCCGCCCGACTGACATTGCCTTCCTCTGCCACCGTCACGAAGTAACGCAACCCCCGTAAGTCCATGGCCGACACGATACCGAATCCTTTGCCGCCGGTAGCGAAAAGATATTGGATCGCCGCGCAAAGACGTGCTGAGATCAAGACATGAAGAAGCTCTTCGATCGCCTGTTCCGGTCATGCGCCCGCTGTGTCGATCACTGCACGCCGCGCCGCTGGAAACGGAACGCCTAAGTCCCGTAAATTATCTGACCGACATGGTGTTATAGGCATACGTGTTCGACGTGTGTGTGTGTACGCCTATGCGCACGCCGTGGGAAGCGGCGGGTGGCGGGTCACGTGACTTTCTCGCGCCGACGCCAGGGCGCTACCCCCACCGAGTCCGCTTCAGTGGTATCCGCCATATGTGATGCCCGGCACCCAGAAAGACACCTCCCGGATGCTGTCGACGCCGGGAGGGCTTTCGCGTATGGCGGCCTTGGTTCCCTGGCCGGATTTCTCTCGTGCGGTAGGTCAGAGGTTCGAACGCTCGCTGTGCGCGGAGATCGGAGTCGACACGGTCAGGTGTGCCGGGACGGTGATGCCGGCCGATGGCTCGTCCGTGGACTTCTTCGCCGGGTCCGCCTTGGTGAGCGTGCAGACGCCGTCCACGCAGTTCCGCTCCAGCCGACCGCGGGAGATGGTCTGCGCCAGGCCGACCATCCAGCAGGTGGGGCAGCCCCGGAAGGCGACCAGACCCAGGGGGGCCGCCACCAGGCTGACCGGGCCGACGACGGGCACCAGGGCGATCGACCCGATGACCAGCCCGAAGCCGATGGCGCCGCGCACCAGATGGCGTGTGACGGACTTGCTCGCGTAGTTCAGCTCGGGCGCCGCGGGCTTCCCGGCGGCCGAGGCCTTCGTGCTCTTCGTGAGCTTCACGGTGTTCAAGGTCGTAACTCTCCTCCGGCTGGACGATCGACTGCTTGATCGGGTGTGTGATCGGGACCCTGATCGGATCCCTGGTCGGTCAGGGCCAACGAGTGACGCAGGGTCGCGCGGGCTCTGTGCAGGCGCGACTTCATCGCGGGGGTGCTCAGACCGAGCGACCGGGCGACGACGCCACCGGGCAGGCCCTGCACATCCCGCATGATCAGGACCTGCCGCTGGTCGCGGGGGAGCGCACTGATCGCGGCTGCGACCCGCTCCGCCTCCATCCGGCGCAGCACGGCGTCCTCGGCGGACGGCTCCGCGCAGGCCTCCGGTTCGGCCCTCATCTCGTCGCTCCGCGAGACGAGCAGCCGTACCTGCCGGAGGCACTCGTTGCGCACGATCCGGAACATCCATGCGGCGAGCGCACCGGAGGCCCGTAGGGTGCCGATCTTCCGGTAGAGGATGATCAGCGCCTCCTGTGCCGCGTCCTCCGCGTCCTGCGGTGAGGCGCACAGCGATATGGCGAACTTGCGCACATGAGGCTGCGATTCCATGACGACGGTGGTGAGCGAGGTGACGTCGCCGTCCTGGGCAGCCTTGATCAGCCGCTCGTCCGGCCAGGAGAAGCTACGGTTCATGCGTCCTACTCATACCCGCAAAGCGCCGCGCCCGCAGGCACTGGTCAGCTCCGGCTCCTCATGCGCTTCGTCAGGTGCCAGCTGCACGCGCCGACGAGCACTGCGCCGATCACTACGATGCCGATGATCATGGTGTGTCCTCCTGGTCTCCGCCGGCCCTCGCGGCCGGTACACGGATAAGAGAGGGGGACACCCGAAAAGGATTCAGCTCCGGCCGAAGAAAGTTCGCGGGCCGGCTCACCACCGGCCGCGGCGGGGTTCCGAGGCCCCTGGCCGACGGGCCTGGCTGCGGCACGGCGGCCGGGTCCTGGCGGCACGGCCGGCGGCCGGGGCCCGGACGATCCCGGTGGTGTCCGGCCAGGCCGGTCGGGCGCCCCGTGAGACGGGTCCTGGCCGAGGACGGCCTCCGGACAGTCCGGGCCCGGTCGGGACGTCGTCCCGATCGCGTCCGGCAGTGGGGGCATGGCCGAATCGGCCGTTGTCCCTCGCACCGTGGTCGCAGCAGGATGACGTGCGTGGGGAACCCGGGGGAGATTTCACCGTACGAAGCCCGAGACGCCGCCCAGTTCGTCGAGTTGATGCAACAGCTCAAGGAGCGGTCAGGGCTGACGTACCGGGAGTTGGAGGAGCAGGCGGCCCGACAGGGCGACGTGCCGGCGCGCAGCACGCCGGCCGACGTCCTGCGACGGACGACCTGCCGCGCCCCGACGTGCTGGCCGCGTTCGTCCGTGCCGGCGGTGACGACCAGCGGGTCGACACCTGGCTGGAGGCCAGGGACCGGATCGCCGCGGCTGACTCCGCCGTGTCCGCCGCGGCGTCGAGCCCCGGATCCGGACCCGGGGCCGAGCCCGAGCCCGAGGACGGAGCCACGGCGCGACCGCGAACCGAAGAATTCACGACCCCA contains:
- a CDS encoding RNA polymerase sigma factor, translated to MNRSFSWPDERLIKAAQDGDVTSLTTVVMESQPHVRKFAISLCASPQDAEDAAQEALIILYRKIGTLRASGALAAWMFRIVRNECLRQVRLLVSRSDEMRAEPEACAEPSAEDAVLRRMEAERVAAAISALPRDQRQVLIMRDVQGLPGGVVARSLGLSTPAMKSRLHRARATLRHSLALTDQGSDQGPDHTPDQAVDRPAGGELRP
- a CDS encoding LysR family transcriptional regulator — protein: MDLRGLRYFVTVAEEGNVSRAARRLHMSQPPLSQRIRELETELGCELFVRGPKGMRLTPAGDVLLEEAKMLLAGADRAKERVVRQVTGARLLRVGVLGPGEATLSRPVAQAFARSRPEAVVSLRQGDLTDPTMGLAAGAIDVAITWTPFDVTGLAVRAIQEDRCFAAVSADSPLAGRRALTRGDIDHSDSIRLPAGVDAIWRAHWQPSLSGGGPEVHSLDECLHAVLWQHSIALVPESALRRHAVEGIAYRLVADLPPTRLVLAWRRDDRSPLVTAYVEAFSTARKRGPAPRHDRVVYT